A genomic stretch from Pyxidicoccus xibeiensis includes:
- a CDS encoding GumC family protein: MEEERNMERGMTADQLLAALWRRKALVGAIAAAVFAVGAAIVMTRPSMYEASVVVRVEPQRPGEEMVQRTVSELIEQRLLTVRQELLARPVLQKAIEEMNLYPDIVSEKGMESAVAQMRKDLTVRVEGETAFELTYANRDPQVAAQVANRLPDIFSAETLKIRQAQAARATDLFNEEMVQMGAAVSSWERKIAQFKVDHLGELPEQMEMNMRGLERVSHQLQTKSEELRVAEARRSDLARARNAVDSEAGRLEAAENGLTRALVNARTQWTEDHPEIKRMSTELEGMSAKRKDAEGRLWAERAERTRVAQLIESIQKEIVDLQKQAEVYQARLTNTPRWAHELSVMNRDYEITRTKYQSVVSRKVEAEIAQELEAKSAKSLFNVISPAGVPAIPAKPDRVTGMLIALLVALGLGVLTGAVLEMRDDSLRDGSEVRERLTLPVLAVVPDMHGKTERRILMPASGARNSVSSPTSLN, translated from the coding sequence ATGGAGGAGGAGCGGAACATGGAGCGAGGGATGACGGCGGACCAGCTGCTGGCGGCCCTGTGGCGCCGCAAGGCCTTGGTGGGAGCCATCGCAGCGGCGGTCTTCGCGGTGGGCGCGGCCATCGTGATGACCCGGCCGAGCATGTACGAGGCATCGGTGGTGGTCCGCGTGGAGCCACAGCGGCCGGGCGAGGAGATGGTGCAGCGCACGGTGAGCGAGCTCATCGAACAGCGGCTGCTCACGGTGCGACAGGAGCTGCTGGCGCGCCCCGTGCTCCAGAAGGCCATCGAGGAGATGAACCTCTACCCGGACATCGTGTCCGAGAAGGGCATGGAGTCCGCGGTCGCCCAGATGCGCAAGGACCTCACGGTGCGCGTGGAGGGTGAGACGGCCTTCGAGCTCACCTACGCCAACCGCGACCCGCAGGTGGCCGCGCAGGTGGCCAACCGGCTGCCGGACATCTTCTCCGCGGAGACGCTGAAGATCCGCCAGGCCCAGGCGGCCCGCGCCACCGACCTCTTCAACGAGGAGATGGTGCAGATGGGCGCGGCCGTCTCGTCCTGGGAGCGCAAGATTGCCCAGTTCAAGGTGGACCACCTGGGTGAGCTGCCCGAGCAGATGGAGATGAACATGCGCGGCCTGGAGCGCGTGTCGCACCAGCTCCAGACGAAGTCCGAGGAGCTGCGCGTCGCCGAGGCCCGCCGCTCCGACCTGGCCCGCGCTCGCAACGCGGTGGACAGCGAGGCCGGCCGGCTCGAGGCCGCGGAGAACGGCCTCACCCGCGCCCTGGTCAACGCCCGCACCCAGTGGACGGAGGACCACCCTGAAATCAAGCGCATGTCCACGGAGCTCGAGGGCATGTCCGCCAAGCGCAAGGATGCGGAAGGCCGGCTGTGGGCCGAGCGCGCCGAGCGCACCCGGGTGGCCCAGCTCATCGAGTCCATCCAGAAGGAGATTGTCGACCTCCAGAAGCAGGCCGAAGTCTACCAGGCGCGCCTCACCAACACGCCGCGCTGGGCGCACGAGCTGTCGGTGATGAACCGCGACTACGAAATCACCCGCACCAAGTACCAGAGCGTGGTGAGCCGCAAGGTGGAGGCAGAGATTGCGCAGGAGCTGGAGGCCAAGAGCGCCAAGAGCCTCTTCAACGTCATCTCCCCGGCCGGTGTGCCGGCCATCCCCGCCAAGCCGGACCGTGTCACGGGGATGCTGATTGCCCTCCTGGTGGCCCTGGGCCTGGGCGTCCTCACCGGCGCGGTGCTGGAGATGCGCGACGACAGCCTGCGCGATGGCTCCGAGGTGCGTGAGCGCCTCACCCTCCCGGTGCTGGCGGTGGTCCCGGATATGCATGGCAAGACGGAGCGGCGGATTCTGATGCCGGCTTCGGGGGCTCGAAACAGCGTGTCGTCCCCCACGTCATTGAACTGA
- a CDS encoding CpsD/CapB family tyrosine-protein kinase, translating to MDQTMERAGNFLPRVDDNATSGNVVDRRVVTLTAPASAAAEQYRSLYYRLERMRELRPMKVVALTSAMPGEGKTVTSVNLALAAARANPERRILLVDADLRRGGVASTLGMRNKTGLAELLAGECEVRDVVRRFNSTRLALIPAGATPEEPTQVLASARMKQFLKAVREGFDEVYVDLPPTLPFADAAILGHQVDGVLMVIRANVTPSKAVHQAVESLGGAPIVGCVLNGAETQATPYLKNYEKK from the coding sequence ATGGATCAGACGATGGAGCGGGCGGGCAACTTCCTCCCTCGAGTGGATGACAACGCAACCAGCGGCAACGTGGTGGACCGTCGGGTGGTGACGTTGACGGCGCCGGCCTCGGCCGCGGCGGAGCAGTACCGCAGTCTTTATTACAGGCTGGAGCGGATGCGGGAGCTGCGGCCGATGAAGGTGGTGGCCCTGACGTCGGCGATGCCGGGGGAGGGCAAGACGGTGACGAGCGTCAACCTGGCCCTCGCGGCGGCGCGGGCGAACCCGGAGCGCCGCATCCTGCTGGTGGATGCGGACCTGCGCCGGGGCGGGGTGGCCAGCACGCTGGGCATGCGCAACAAGACGGGCCTGGCGGAGCTGCTGGCGGGCGAGTGCGAGGTGCGGGACGTGGTGCGCCGCTTCAACAGCACGCGCCTGGCCCTCATCCCCGCGGGCGCCACGCCGGAGGAGCCCACGCAGGTGCTGGCCAGCGCGCGGATGAAGCAGTTCCTCAAGGCCGTGCGTGAGGGCTTCGACGAGGTGTACGTGGACCTGCCGCCCACGCTGCCGTTCGCGGACGCGGCGATTCTGGGCCACCAGGTGGACGGCGTGCTGATGGTGATTCGCGCCAACGTCACCCCGAGCAAGGCCGTGCACCAGGCGGTGGAGAGCCTGGGCGGCGCGCCCATCGTCGGGTGTGTGCTGAACGGAGCGGAGACGCAGGCGACTCCGTACCTGAAGAACTACGAGAAGAAGTAG
- the exoE gene encoding polyisoprenyl-phosphate hexose-1-phosphate transferase ExoE, protein MLRVFHHYFSAKKLTFFLAESSAIALACVMGAAACAALFAPAGTWPPLSELWPTLLALGAAFVVTFQFTLYLLDLYDLRVAAEDRERGYRFLKAAGVTAMVAGGVMLVLPLALPVALPPGTLLGGAMGALAGTLMVRVSIRAVVGAPDTVLLVGDGLKARAVASAIEAGGEGSYRVVGMVDPRVTGESIDTSAHRLKAAYVVQAADDMRGANWVDSLLSCRLQGRRVYEAAGFCERVLRRIPVQFLRASDFAFADELTVSPLRRALKRGFDIAVASLLLLAASPFLLVVAVAIKLDSKGPIFYRQERTGLAGSTFHLWKFRSMRTDAEKNGAVWARANDDRVTRVGRFIRRTRIDEIPQVFNVLMGEMSFVGPRPERPVFVEQLKQQIPFYGLREAVKPGLTGWAQIRYPYGASVEDARNKLEFDLYYVKNGSLFLDVGIIFHTVRHVLLGRGAR, encoded by the coding sequence GTGCTCCGCGTTTTTCACCACTACTTTTCTGCAAAGAAGCTGACTTTCTTCCTCGCCGAGTCGTCGGCAATCGCACTGGCCTGCGTGATGGGCGCGGCGGCCTGCGCGGCACTCTTCGCGCCTGCGGGGACCTGGCCCCCGCTTTCCGAGCTGTGGCCCACGCTGCTGGCACTGGGCGCGGCCTTCGTCGTCACCTTCCAGTTCACGCTGTACCTGTTGGACCTGTACGACTTGCGCGTAGCCGCGGAGGACCGGGAGCGCGGCTACCGCTTCCTCAAGGCCGCCGGCGTCACGGCGATGGTGGCCGGTGGGGTGATGCTGGTGCTGCCGCTGGCGCTGCCGGTGGCGCTGCCTCCGGGCACGCTGCTGGGTGGGGCGATGGGCGCCCTGGCCGGCACGCTGATGGTGCGCGTGTCCATCCGCGCGGTGGTGGGCGCGCCCGACACCGTCCTCCTCGTGGGAGACGGCCTCAAGGCCCGCGCGGTGGCCAGCGCGATTGAAGCAGGCGGCGAGGGCAGCTACCGCGTCGTCGGCATGGTGGACCCGCGCGTCACGGGCGAGTCCATCGACACGTCGGCCCACCGGCTCAAGGCGGCCTACGTCGTGCAAGCGGCGGATGACATGCGCGGGGCCAACTGGGTGGACTCACTGTTGAGCTGCAGGCTGCAGGGCCGCCGGGTGTACGAGGCGGCGGGCTTCTGCGAGCGGGTGCTGCGCCGCATCCCGGTGCAGTTCCTCCGGGCCAGCGACTTCGCCTTCGCGGACGAGCTGACCGTGTCCCCGCTGCGCCGGGCGCTCAAGCGCGGCTTCGACATCGCGGTGGCCTCGCTCTTGCTCCTGGCAGCGTCGCCCTTCCTGCTGGTGGTCGCGGTGGCCATCAAGCTGGACTCGAAGGGCCCCATCTTCTACCGCCAGGAGCGGACGGGCCTGGCCGGGAGCACGTTCCACTTGTGGAAGTTCCGCAGCATGCGCACCGACGCGGAGAAGAACGGCGCGGTGTGGGCCCGGGCGAATGACGACCGCGTCACGCGGGTGGGGCGCTTCATCCGCCGCACGCGCATCGACGAGATTCCCCAGGTCTTCAACGTGTTGATGGGGGAGATGAGCTTCGTGGGGCCCCGGCCCGAGCGGCCGGTGTTCGTCGAGCAGCTGAAGCAGCAGATTCCCTTCTACGGGCTGCGCGAGGCGGTGAAGCCGGGCCTGACGGGGTGGGCACAGATTCGCTACCCCTATGGGGCCTCGGTGGAGGACGCGCGCAACAAGCTGGAGTTCGACCTGTACTACGTGAAGAACGGTTCGCTGTTCCTGGATGTGGGAATCATCTTCCACACCGTGAGGCATGTGCTTCTCGGTCGTGGGGCGCGGTAG
- a CDS encoding gluconeogenesis factor YvcK family protein, whose protein sequence is MMGMDMEAPLPEGWEETRRRLEQEHERNELLQPQVERPTRIVAIGGGTGLPMVLRGLARRALPRPGDAGVDITAVVAMSDDGGSSGRLRRQHGALPPGDIRNCLVALAGGKNALKDVFQFRFGGARGLAGHAVGNLLISALAELKGDFLEAVRMSGELLGSRGRVLPSTLSSVQLVAQMHDDTEVVGERNICRAHGRVRRVSLSPRSPPPVDGLLEAIYTADLIAIGPGSLYSSLLPNLLVDGVAQALKETRALKVMVSNLMTQPGETDGMTCLDHVQAVIDHVGPVLDAVLVNGTPPTDESMKRYARRGSYVVPVDHRDLIAAGVVPVRADLLKEGSRIRHDSRKVASCLLKMARSGL, encoded by the coding sequence ATGATGGGAATGGACATGGAAGCGCCGCTCCCGGAGGGCTGGGAGGAGACCCGGCGCCGGCTCGAGCAGGAGCACGAGCGCAACGAGCTGCTGCAGCCTCAGGTGGAGCGGCCCACGCGCATCGTCGCCATCGGCGGCGGGACGGGGCTGCCCATGGTGCTCCGCGGCCTGGCCCGGCGCGCGCTGCCCAGGCCCGGCGACGCGGGGGTGGACATCACCGCGGTGGTGGCCATGAGCGACGACGGCGGCAGCTCCGGCCGGCTCCGGCGCCAGCACGGCGCGCTTCCTCCGGGTGACATCCGCAACTGCCTGGTGGCGCTGGCGGGTGGGAAGAATGCCCTGAAGGACGTCTTCCAGTTCCGCTTCGGCGGGGCGCGCGGCCTGGCGGGGCACGCGGTGGGCAACCTGCTCATCTCCGCCCTGGCGGAGCTGAAGGGAGACTTCCTGGAGGCGGTGCGCATGTCCGGCGAGCTGCTGGGCTCGCGGGGCCGGGTGCTGCCGTCCACGCTGTCCTCGGTGCAGCTCGTCGCGCAGATGCACGACGACACGGAAGTCGTGGGCGAGCGCAACATCTGCCGCGCCCACGGCCGCGTGCGCCGGGTGTCCCTGAGCCCGCGCTCTCCGCCGCCCGTGGACGGGCTGCTGGAGGCCATCTACACGGCGGACCTCATCGCCATCGGCCCCGGCTCGCTCTACTCGAGCCTGCTGCCCAACCTCCTGGTGGACGGCGTGGCCCAGGCGCTGAAGGAGACTCGGGCGCTGAAGGTCATGGTGTCGAATCTCATGACGCAGCCGGGTGAGACGGACGGCATGACGTGCCTGGACCACGTCCAGGCGGTCATCGACCACGTGGGTCCGGTGCTGGACGCGGTGCTGGTCAACGGCACCCCGCCCACGGACGAGTCCATGAAGCGGTATGCGCGGCGCGGCTCCTATGTAGTTCCGGTGGACCACCGGGACTTGATTGCCGCGGGCGTGGTGCCGGTCCGGGCCGACCTCCTGAAGGAGGGGTCCAGGATCCGACACGACAGCCGCAAGGTTGCCTCCTGCCTCCTGAAGATGGCCCGCAGCGGCTTGTAG
- a CDS encoding GNAT family N-acetyltransferase yields the protein MEARQLISPPSVVEVTDRAAFMALESEWNALVEATSNEVFYRHEFLRIWLDNFAPGARPRVLTLRDAQGRLTAALPLFEERTTLYGVPARQLSGMANAHSCRFDLLAREPDVASAAFLAHLREAGGWDVLRLTDVPDGGAAWRLHAAAREAGLPVGEWESLQSPYIPLPKSREAYQGKLQSKFKANCRRRRRKLEEKGRVTFERVDGGLGLEGTLEQGFLLEQSGWKGERGTAMAQDARTRGFYTELARDSAYRGRLALYFLRVDGRPVAFHYGLEHGGRYFLLKPGYDESLRECSPGQLLVEEVVGDCIDRGLREFDFLGPDMVWKRDWTDQVRRHTWLYVFNDSAFGRALCAAKFRWGPAMKEVVARWKR from the coding sequence ATGGAAGCTAGACAGCTCATCTCCCCGCCGTCCGTCGTGGAAGTCACCGACCGGGCGGCCTTCATGGCCCTGGAGTCCGAGTGGAACGCGCTCGTGGAGGCCACCTCCAACGAGGTCTTCTACCGGCACGAGTTCCTGCGCATCTGGCTGGACAACTTCGCCCCGGGCGCCCGCCCGCGGGTGCTGACGCTGCGCGACGCGCAGGGGCGCCTGACGGCGGCGCTCCCGCTCTTCGAGGAGCGCACCACGCTGTACGGCGTGCCGGCGCGGCAGCTGTCCGGCATGGCCAACGCGCACTCGTGCCGGTTCGACCTGCTGGCCCGTGAGCCGGACGTGGCCTCGGCGGCCTTCCTCGCGCACCTGCGCGAGGCGGGCGGCTGGGATGTCCTGCGGCTGACGGACGTGCCGGACGGCGGCGCGGCCTGGCGGCTGCACGCGGCGGCGCGCGAGGCGGGGCTGCCGGTGGGGGAGTGGGAGTCGCTCCAGTCGCCCTACATCCCGCTGCCCAAGAGCCGCGAGGCGTACCAGGGGAAGCTGCAGTCCAAGTTCAAGGCCAACTGCCGGCGGCGCCGCCGCAAGCTGGAGGAGAAGGGCCGCGTCACCTTCGAGCGCGTGGACGGTGGGCTCGGGCTCGAGGGCACGCTGGAGCAGGGCTTCCTGCTCGAGCAGAGCGGCTGGAAGGGCGAGCGCGGCACGGCCATGGCGCAGGACGCGCGCACGCGCGGCTTCTACACGGAGCTGGCGCGGGACTCGGCGTACCGCGGGCGGCTGGCGCTGTACTTCCTGCGCGTGGACGGCAGGCCGGTGGCCTTCCACTACGGCCTGGAGCACGGCGGGCGCTACTTCCTGCTCAAGCCCGGCTACGACGAGAGCCTGCGTGAGTGCAGCCCGGGGCAGCTCCTCGTGGAAGAGGTGGTGGGGGACTGCATCGACCGCGGGCTGCGCGAGTTCGACTTCCTGGGGCCGGACATGGTGTGGAAGCGCGACTGGACGGACCAGGTCCGGCGCCACACGTGGCTCTACGTATTCAATGACTCCGCCTTCGGCCGGGCGCTCTGCGCGGCCAAGTTCCGGTGGGGACCCGCGATGAAAGAGGTGGTGGCGCGATGGAAGCGATGA
- a CDS encoding DegT/DnrJ/EryC1/StrS family aminotransferase, translating to MKSSGKLFVPSLPTLWPHMLLSRPKPGSLPPFSSPNVRYFYFARNAIWLTVKMLGLDAGEVLMPAYHHGVEVEALVDAGATPRFYRVGSRWDVDLEDVARRIGPKTKALYLTHYAGFPGPVAQMRKLADQHGLILIEDCALSLLSSDGAVPLGTTGDVGIFCLYKTLPVPNGGALVVNGPRQYSLPEPPAPPSASTFSHTVSALLQNLELRGGAFGRTLRSMVRSVGHGTVKAASIERVATGTQHFDRRHVDLGMSPLTKRIALAQDLESIVEQRRRNYFFLLGRLRDVSPPLFNQLPPGACPLFYPMVVEDKAEVLARLRAQGIDAIDFWKRFHPACDASAFPEVAQLRRSIVEIPCHQDLSPEVMADVAQAVREALKSDRRSKKRAG from the coding sequence ATGAAGTCCTCGGGGAAGCTGTTCGTTCCGTCCCTGCCGACGCTGTGGCCGCACATGCTGCTGTCGCGGCCGAAGCCGGGCTCGCTGCCCCCGTTCTCGTCTCCCAACGTCCGCTACTTCTACTTCGCCCGCAACGCCATCTGGCTGACGGTGAAGATGCTGGGGCTGGACGCGGGTGAAGTGCTCATGCCGGCCTACCACCACGGCGTGGAGGTGGAGGCGCTGGTGGACGCGGGCGCCACGCCGCGCTTCTACCGCGTGGGCAGCCGGTGGGACGTGGACCTGGAGGACGTGGCCCGCCGCATCGGCCCAAAGACGAAGGCGCTGTACCTCACGCACTACGCGGGCTTCCCGGGCCCGGTGGCCCAGATGCGCAAGCTGGCGGACCAGCACGGCCTCATCCTCATCGAGGACTGCGCGCTGTCGCTCCTGTCGTCGGACGGCGCGGTGCCGCTGGGCACCACGGGTGACGTGGGCATCTTCTGCCTCTACAAGACGCTGCCGGTTCCCAATGGCGGTGCGCTGGTCGTCAACGGCCCGCGCCAGTACAGCCTCCCGGAGCCGCCGGCGCCTCCGTCCGCGTCCACCTTCAGCCACACGGTGTCCGCGCTGCTGCAGAACCTGGAGCTGCGCGGCGGGGCGTTCGGCCGGACGCTGCGCAGCATGGTGCGCAGCGTGGGGCACGGGACGGTGAAGGCGGCCAGCATCGAGCGCGTGGCGACGGGCACGCAGCACTTCGACCGGCGGCACGTGGACCTGGGCATGAGCCCGCTGACGAAGCGGATTGCCCTGGCGCAGGACCTGGAGTCCATCGTCGAGCAGCGGCGCCGCAACTACTTCTTCCTGCTGGGCCGTCTGCGGGACGTGTCTCCGCCGCTGTTCAACCAGCTGCCGCCGGGGGCGTGCCCGCTGTTCTACCCGATGGTGGTGGAGGACAAGGCCGAGGTGCTGGCGCGGCTGCGGGCGCAGGGCATCGACGCCATCGACTTCTGGAAGCGCTTCCACCCGGCGTGTGACGCGTCGGCCTTCCCGGAGGTGGCGCAGCTGCGGCGCTCCATCGTGGAGATTCCGTGCCACCAGGACCTGTCGCCGGAAGTCATGGCGGACGTGGCCCAGGCGGTGCGGGAGGCCTTGAAGTCGGACCGTCGGTCGAAGAAGCGCGCGGGTTGA
- a CDS encoding GNAT family N-acetyltransferase — MIRETELAQGPQAAQWLEVTAVGSTSALAGMRAEWDALLDASDSGPFNAWEWLYPWCRRIGTDRRPLVLTARDRNGTLVGLLPLSVEYRGVTGVPVRRLSFLGETHVGSDYLDVVAKRGHERDVAHAFARMLHALRDEWDVLDLTDLREGSPTVDVLREVFPAGDVRVAERYVCPYDTLSPSEPFDAFLKRTGRRDNFLRRRKWLEKQEGYRIERTEAPGELAGPLTDFFRLHSARWAADGGSQGIKGTGVEAFHRDATQFLAERGRLRMYTMKVGGRAVASVYGILHRDSFVYFQSGYDPEWRNRSVGLVLVGETFRDAIESGLTEYDFLRGTETYKSDWVTKQRRTVSVRVHGQAWAGQWFTRSEELARGLRNGAKAVMPDTLVEKVRRLRRRKAAVE; from the coding sequence GTGATTCGGGAGACCGAGCTGGCGCAGGGGCCGCAGGCGGCGCAGTGGCTGGAAGTGACGGCCGTGGGCAGTACTTCCGCGCTGGCGGGGATGCGGGCGGAGTGGGACGCGCTGCTGGACGCGAGCGACTCGGGGCCCTTCAACGCCTGGGAGTGGCTGTACCCATGGTGCAGGCGCATCGGCACGGACCGGCGCCCGCTGGTGCTCACCGCGCGGGACAGGAACGGCACGCTGGTGGGGCTATTGCCGCTGTCCGTGGAGTACCGGGGCGTGACGGGCGTGCCGGTGCGGCGCCTGAGCTTCCTGGGCGAGACGCACGTGGGCAGCGACTACCTGGACGTGGTGGCGAAGCGCGGCCACGAGCGGGATGTGGCGCATGCCTTCGCGCGGATGCTGCACGCGCTGCGCGACGAGTGGGACGTGCTGGACCTCACGGACCTGCGCGAGGGCTCGCCCACGGTGGACGTGCTGCGCGAGGTGTTCCCCGCGGGCGACGTCCGGGTGGCGGAGCGCTACGTGTGCCCGTACGACACGCTCAGCCCCAGCGAGCCGTTCGATGCGTTCCTCAAGCGCACGGGCCGGCGCGACAACTTCCTGCGCCGGCGCAAGTGGCTGGAGAAGCAGGAGGGCTACCGGATTGAGCGCACGGAGGCGCCGGGGGAGCTGGCCGGGCCGCTGACGGACTTCTTCCGGCTGCACTCGGCGCGGTGGGCCGCGGATGGGGGCTCGCAGGGCATCAAGGGCACGGGCGTGGAGGCGTTCCACCGGGATGCCACGCAGTTCCTGGCGGAGCGGGGCCGGCTGCGCATGTACACGATGAAGGTGGGCGGCCGAGCCGTCGCCTCCGTGTACGGCATCCTGCATCGGGACAGCTTCGTGTACTTCCAGTCCGGGTATGACCCGGAGTGGCGCAACCGCAGCGTGGGCCTGGTGCTGGTGGGCGAGACGTTCCGGGACGCGATTGAGTCGGGCCTCACGGAGTACGACTTCCTGCGAGGCACGGAGACGTACAAGTCCGACTGGGTGACGAAGCAGCGGCGCACGGTGTCGGTGCGCGTGCACGGCCAGGCCTGGGCAGGGCAGTGGTTCACCCGCTCCGAGGAGCTGGCGCGCGGGCTGCGCAACGGCGCCAAGGCGGTGATGCCGGACACGCTGGTGGAGAAGGTGCGGCGGTTGCGCCGTCGCAAGGCCGCGGTGGAGTAG
- a CDS encoding nucleoside hydrolase-like domain-containing protein yields the protein MPVSSSLWRAVLAGALLAFCTAQAQSKPRLLVTTDIGGDPDDQQSMRRLMLYSNEVELTGLIASAAGTAGELPNPIVRPDLIHAIVNDYETVQPNPAKHATGYPLASTLRVRVKSGSPNRGVANLGAGRSTEGSNSAWTPASTTSMRRTRTGPRRATPTSARGGSGPWPAGGRRISTTSRRDWTGATPPPTPMRTIRPSPPSATTRAGSSSSAPPSPAPAST from the coding sequence ATGCCCGTTTCCTCCTCCCTCTGGCGAGCGGTGCTCGCCGGAGCCCTGCTGGCCTTCTGCACCGCGCAGGCGCAGTCGAAGCCGCGCCTGCTGGTGACCACCGACATCGGTGGAGACCCGGACGACCAGCAGTCGATGCGGCGGTTGATGCTCTACTCGAATGAGGTGGAGCTCACCGGACTCATCGCGTCGGCGGCCGGCACCGCGGGCGAGCTGCCCAACCCCATCGTCCGGCCCGACCTCATCCACGCCATCGTCAACGACTACGAGACGGTGCAGCCCAACCCGGCGAAGCACGCCACTGGCTACCCCCTGGCCTCCACGCTGCGCGTGCGGGTGAAGTCCGGCAGTCCCAATCGCGGCGTGGCGAACCTCGGCGCGGGGCGCTCCACGGAGGGCTCGAATTCCGCCTGGACGCCGGCCAGCACTACATCGATGCGGAGGACACGCACTGGTCCACGGCGGGCAACGCCGACTTCAGCACGCGGCGGAAGTGGACCGTGGCCCGCTGGCGGGAGGCGTATCAGCACGACTTCGCGGCGCGACTGGACTGGAGCAACACCTCCGCCTACGCCAATGCGAACCATCCGCCCGTCGCCGCCGTCAGCAACGACACGAGCCGGCAGTTCCTCCAGCGCTCCGCCGTCTCCGGCACCCGCGTCGACCTGA
- a CDS encoding LamG domain-containing protein, producing the protein MSYQWFQYVEAGTHPGTVTLSGGTSRDASFTAPTVSAPATVHLILAVTDNGTPRLTSYRRVVVTVTPPGGPGPTAGLVGHWKLDEGSGGTTADASGQAVTGTLVNGPVWTAGKAGNALQFDSTDDRVNLGNPTHLRLTGAMTLSAWVWIDAFTNGRIINKQGASGSRGWSLNVESGGYASLQVATSATSMVLVNGTSLPTNQWVHLAGTYEPGVAMRLYVNGALNASLTSGVPASQYDSALNVTIGSRPDGSNLFDGRIDEVRIYNRPLTAAEIQQL; encoded by the coding sequence CTGAGCTACCAGTGGTTCCAGTACGTGGAGGCCGGCACGCACCCAGGCACCGTTACCCTGTCCGGCGGCACCTCGCGCGATGCCAGCTTCACCGCGCCGACCGTGAGTGCTCCGGCCACCGTGCACCTCATCCTGGCAGTGACTGATAACGGCACGCCCCGGCTCACCAGCTACCGGCGCGTCGTGGTGACTGTCACGCCGCCGGGAGGACCGGGCCCGACGGCCGGACTCGTGGGCCACTGGAAGCTGGATGAAGGCAGTGGCGGGACGACGGCGGATGCGTCCGGCCAGGCCGTCACCGGAACGCTGGTCAATGGGCCCGTGTGGACGGCGGGGAAGGCCGGCAATGCGCTCCAGTTCGACAGCACGGATGACCGGGTCAACCTCGGCAACCCGACGCACTTGCGCCTCACCGGTGCGATGACGCTGTCCGCCTGGGTGTGGATTGACGCCTTCACCAACGGCCGCATCATCAACAAGCAGGGCGCCAGCGGCAGCCGGGGCTGGTCGTTGAACGTCGAGAGCGGAGGCTACGCCTCGCTCCAGGTGGCCACGAGCGCCACCAGCATGGTGCTCGTCAACGGGACGTCACTGCCCACCAACCAGTGGGTGCACCTGGCCGGCACCTACGAGCCGGGGGTGGCGATGAGGCTCTACGTCAACGGAGCCCTCAACGCCTCGCTCACCAGCGGAGTGCCCGCGTCGCAGTACGACTCCGCGCTCAACGTCACCATCGGCAGCCGGCCGGACGGCTCCAACCTGTTCGACGGGAGAATCGACGAGGTGCGCATCTACAACCGTCCGCTCACCGCCGCGGAAATCCAGCAGCTCTGA